TTTTAGATGAACCCACTCTGGGATTAGATATCATCAACGCCAAGCATATTAGGAAGTATGTTAAGGAATGGGTTAGAAGCAACAGATCCAGAGCTGTCTTACTTACCACCCATTATATGGCAGAAGCGGAAGAGATCTGCGACAGGATTGCCATAATATTCAATGGTAGTATTATTGCATGTGAAACGCCCCAGGCATTGAAGATGTCTCTTTCAAAGGATACGTCTGTGCAGATAGAGGTTAGAAACAGTTCGTCTACATTAAAGTTTGATTTGGAAGGAGTCCGTGGTGCTTCGATTGATAATAGCAGCGATGGAGTAACAAAGATCAAGGCAGTGTTAGATGACGAATCTAGAATACCTAGTCTTATTTCATTATTGACAAGCAAGGGATGTAAAATCATCTCAATAAACACCTCAGAACCATCGCTTGAAGACGTTTACATAAAATATGTTGGGCGAGGCATAAACGCGAATGAGTACGATGAGTGAAGTTGCAAATCATGGCAGAGTGGTTTATGCAAGAGCATATGTAAGGATGAAGGGACTTCTCAGAGAGCCACACTGGAGCATTGCCGAAGTAATAATTCCCATGCTTTCGATAAGTGCATACATATACATGTACCAAGTCCTTCAGGCGCCTAACGAATTTTTAGGCTTCGTAATTATTGGGGGCGCAATGCTCTCATTCTGGAGTAACGTGCTTTGGGGGATGTCAAGCCAGTTCTACTGGGAGAAAGAGACGGGAACGCTAGGATTGTACCTGATTGCACCAATCTCCAGAATGGCCGTGTTGATTGGCATGGCGCTGGGTGGGATGATTAACACCACCATTAGAGCATTATCAATACTGTTCATAGGGGTTACACTTTTTCCGATCAATCTTGTAATTGGTGACGTTTATGCTTTAGCAATAATTTTTATGTTGACTGTAATCGCTCTTTACGGCATGGGAATGCTTTTTGCCTCCCTGTTTCTGCTTTACGGTAGGGAGGCAACTCATATAGCTGATGTGTTGCAGGAACCGATATACGTGCTTTCAGGCATGTACTATCCAGTTCTAAGTAGCAAGTTCTTTCCACTTTCAGTAAAGATTCTGGCGTCTTTGATTCCCCTCACAATAGGTATTGATGGTATGAGACAGGTCATGGTTTTGGGTGGAGATTTCAGTAGTGTTATTTTGCATATCGTAGGTTTGGTCGTGCTTGCATCTGCACTGTTGCCGTTTGCTTATTTTACGCTGAGAAAGATGGAGACTATAGGTAAACGTGAAGGGAGATTGACATTAAGATGGCAATAGCAGATACG
The Nitrososphaerales archaeon genome window above contains:
- a CDS encoding ABC transporter ATP-binding protein translates to MFAVETHSLSRVFKAKGEAITALNKVDLEISYGEILGLLGANGAGKTTLVKVLSTLLLPSEGRASVYGFDVVKQAPQVRKVINLVSGGETPGYGILTVRENLWFFSQLYGLSGSVAKERINRLIHDMELEEYVDTRMHKLSTGYKQRLNLARGFINDPKVLFLDEPTLGLDIINAKHIRKYVKEWVRSNRSRAVLLTTHYMAEAEEICDRIAIIFNGSIIACETPQALKMSLSKDTSVQIEVRNSSSTLKFDLEGVRGASIDNSSDGVTKIKAVLDDESRIPSLISLLTSKGCKIISINTSEPSLEDVYIKYVGRGINANEYDE
- a CDS encoding ABC transporter permease; protein product: MSEVANHGRVVYARAYVRMKGLLREPHWSIAEVIIPMLSISAYIYMYQVLQAPNEFLGFVIIGGAMLSFWSNVLWGMSSQFYWEKETGTLGLYLIAPISRMAVLIGMALGGMINTTIRALSILFIGVTLFPINLVIGDVYALAIIFMLTVIALYGMGMLFASLFLLYGREATHIADVLQEPIYVLSGMYYPVLSSKFFPLSVKILASLIPLTIGIDGMRQVMVLGGDFSSVILHIVGLVVLASALLPFAYFTLRKMETIGKREGRLTLRWQ